In one window of Solanum pennellii chromosome 2, SPENNV200 DNA:
- the LOC107009756 gene encoding uncharacterized protein LOC107009756 has product MAIDINVHELLVIGDSDLLIHQVQGEWAVKNPKIIPYVQYVQMLCERFRKIEFRNTPIIQNEFVDSLSTIASMIKHPDSYYNDPLDIELKEHPFHCSHVEAEPDGLPWYFDIKKYLESRYYPEDDTFNQKNSIRRMALNFFLSGEILYMRTPN; this is encoded by the coding sequence atggccatcgaCATAAATGTCCACGAGCtgttggttattggagactcaGATCTGTTGATTCATcaggttcaaggagaatgggccgTGAAGAACCCGAAGATTATACCTTACGTGCAGTATGTACAGATGTTGTGCGAAAGATTTCGTAAGATCGAATTTAGAAACACTCCCATAATACAAAATGAGTTCGTCGATTCTCTTTCCACCATCGCTTCAATGATTAAACATCCAGATTCTTATTATAATGATCCTCTAGATATAGAATTGAAGGAACATCCATTCCATTGTTCGCATGTTGAAGCAGAACCAGACGGTTTGCCATGGTATTTCGATATAAAAAAGTATTTGGAGTCCAGATATTATCCTGAAGATGATACATTTAACCAGAAGAACTCCATACGTCGTAtggctctcaatttctttctaagtggAGAAATCCTGTATATGAGAACTCCAAATTGA